A portion of the Periophthalmus magnuspinnatus isolate fPerMag1 chromosome 2, fPerMag1.2.pri, whole genome shotgun sequence genome contains these proteins:
- the LOC117380559 gene encoding protein downstream neighbor of son homolog, producing the protein MSEQAGYSPSFKRPAEIMRMRRKRARSEAGSLSGSPAAASTGQGASSPAWVRPFSPGPLFNSQNRSGGGGGGVKRRNPFANIENTYSPSKKLIIYNEEEERVEAKEKKETGQVSTKKTEVIPFAARLVEAENKERQRFNSKKSLDYSEDDSLFEEDDEDLKNPLLKSPPAIAPASIAPPVCTEYPADWSLKTRVLFTSPLSLSWAEKPKAQEEAVGLSQHCRAQYISPPHSIQDAKSCSELRCSFQQSLVYWQHPSLPWLSLFPRINAERSFTGKSAPWSQDGALQQSLMSEWSVSLSSLYSLLKAKLCPYFYLCSYQFTVLFKAAGLSGSNSITALISPTTRGLREAMKAEGIEFSLPLVEELRRSRDLDIDNELDCGKEKDDDCCGGKEEDCGEEKDQTETKSADEDDDDNDNDEDEDMSWLKEMGVQDKIKKPDSISVQLRKEGQTTSLDHKPESVVLVEGPDTFTLINFLINCKSVVASAGSQAGLPPTLLSPVAFRGAAMHTLKARSVNVKSQVGMGYQNVSSLEVTGPILPSSLHAITALLRPAQKGNFSASLYTHAPTAVMNVHKSKTQSSSSAVDLSSCGLLSASVQQLQTPSTLGKTALNHLNMNNYSYTWKN; encoded by the exons aTGTCCGAACAAGCTGGATACTCGCCTAGCTTCAAACGTCCAGCGGAGATAATGCGAATGCGAAGGAAAAGAGCCCGAAGCGAGGCTGGGTCTTTAAGCGGGAGTCCAGCCGCAGCGAGCACGGGCCAAGGCGCTTCTTCCCCGGCTTGGGTTCGACCCTTCTCCCCCGGACCGCTGTTCAACTCTCAGAACCGCTCAGGGGGTGGTGGCGGCGGGGTAAAACGCAGAAATCCCTTCGCAAACATTGAAAATACATACAGTCCAAGTAAAAAGTTGATCATTTATAACGAGGAAGAGGAACGTGTCGAGGcgaaggagaagaaagagacgGGACAGGTGTCAACAAAGAAGACTGAAGTTATACCGTTTGCTGCGAGACTCGTAGAGGCGGAAAACAAGGAAAGACAACGGTTTAACAGCAAG AAATCCCTTGACTATTCTGAAGACGATTCCCTGTTTGAAGAAGACGATGAAGACCTTAAAAACCCGCTCCTAAAG AGCCCTCCTGCCATCGCCCCTGCCTCCATAGCACCCCCTGTGTGCACTGAGTACCCTGCGGACTGGAGCCTGAAGACGCGGGTCCTGTTCacgtctcctctgtctctgagctGGGCTGAGAAACCCAAAGCTCAGGAGGAGGCTGTGGGACTGAGTCAGCACTGCAGAGCGCAGTACATCTCTCCACCACACAGTATACAG GACGCTAAGTCGTGCTCGGAGCTGCGCTGTTCGTTCCAGCAGAGCCTTGTTTACTGGCAGCACCCGTCTCTGCCCTGGCTCTCACTCTTTCCACGAATCAACGCAGAGAGGAGCTTCACTGgcaagagcgccccctggtccCAAGACGGCGCACTGCAGCAGAGCCTCATGAGCGAATG GTCTGTGAGCCTGTCGTCCCTGTACAGTTTACTCAAGGCCAAACTCTGTCCATATTTCTACCTCTGCTCCTATCAG TTCACAGTGCTGTTTAAAGCAGCCGGCCTCAGTGGATCCAACAGCATCACGGCTCTGATTTCTCCCACGACCAGAGGACTCCGAGAGGCCATGAAGGCGGAGG GGATAGAGTTCAGTCTCCCCCtggtggaggagctgaggaggagcagagacctGGACATTGACAATGAACTGGACTGTGGCAAAGAGAAAGACGATGA CTGTTGTGGAGGTAAAGAGGAGGACTGTGGAGAAGAGAAGGATCAGACGGAGACGAAGAGcgctgatgaagatgatgatgataatgataatgatgaagaTGAGGACATGTCGTGGCTGAAGGAGATGGGCGTCCAGGACAAGATCAAGAAACCAGACTCTATCTCTGTTCAACT GCGTAAAGAGGGACAGACGACATCTCTGGATCATAAACCTGAGTCTGTggtcctggtggagggtcccGATACGTTCACGCTCATAAACTTCCTCATCAACTGTAAGAGTGTGGTGGCCTCTGCGGGGTCTCAGGCCGGACTGCCCCCGACTCTGCTCAGCCCTGTGGCCTTCAGAGGAGCCGCCATGCACACACTCAAG gcAAGAAGCGTGAACGTGAAAAGCCAAGTTGGAATGGGCTACCAGAACGTCAGCAGTTTGGAGGTCACAG GTCCAATCCTGCCCTCTTCCCTTCACGCCATCACGGCTCTGCTCCGTCCAGCTCAAAAAGGAAACTTCTCTGCGTCTCTGTACACACACGCCCCCACAGCAGTTATGAACGTGCACAAGAGCAAGACACAG tcttcctcctctgcagtGGACCTTTCCTCCTGCGGTCTCCTCTCTGCTTCGGTCCAACAGCTCcaaactccatcgactctgggcAAAACGGCCCTGAACCACCTCAACATGAACAACTACAGCTACACATGGAAAAACtaa